One segment of Corynebacterium caspium DSM 44850 DNA contains the following:
- a CDS encoding resuscitation-promoting factor, producing MADFNAANLNTSVPLRLATSGVLAAMAIGGVTVVTAQKEVVLNVNGEEIKLTTFSKDIAGALDEAGVALKNEDLVSPAPAETLGRGETITVRTEKPVAVVIDGQEKELTTHAITVDELADAIGIARGSKISDENAKLNEGMKVEVVTPKIIALNIAGEVTYTSIPAKTIAEVLAIKGIELGPLDRVSPQPNELLKNNTVITVDRVAVRTESFTEDFAAPVEYIADPAALAGTETVENPGAPGQKEITETITIVNGREEKRERIAEKELSPATPAVVRRGTAQNGVWDRLAQCEAGGNWNINTGNGFSGGLQFTPSTWLAYGGGQYAPEAWMATREQQIAVATKVQAGQGWGAWPACTASLGIR from the coding sequence ATGGCTGATTTTAATGCTGCCAATCTCAATACCTCTGTTCCGCTTCGCCTGGCCACCAGCGGGGTGCTAGCAGCCATGGCAATCGGGGGAGTTACAGTAGTAACTGCCCAAAAAGAAGTGGTACTAAATGTCAATGGGGAAGAAATCAAGCTCACCACTTTCTCCAAAGATATCGCCGGCGCTCTCGATGAAGCCGGAGTAGCACTCAAAAACGAAGACCTAGTTTCCCCAGCCCCGGCAGAAACTTTAGGACGCGGAGAAACCATCACTGTTCGCACCGAAAAACCGGTAGCAGTGGTCATCGATGGCCAGGAAAAAGAATTAACCACCCATGCCATCACCGTGGATGAATTAGCCGATGCCATTGGTATCGCCCGCGGTTCTAAAATCAGCGATGAAAATGCCAAACTCAATGAGGGCATGAAAGTTGAAGTAGTAACCCCCAAAATTATTGCCCTAAATATTGCCGGTGAAGTTACTTATACCTCCATCCCCGCAAAAACTATCGCAGAAGTTTTAGCTATTAAAGGCATAGAGCTTGGCCCCCTTGATAGAGTAAGCCCACAACCAAACGAATTACTCAAAAACAACACTGTAATTACAGTTGACCGAGTTGCAGTGCGCACTGAAAGCTTCACCGAAGATTTCGCAGCTCCAGTAGAATATATAGCTGATCCAGCGGCTTTAGCTGGAACTGAAACGGTAGAAAATCCGGGTGCTCCCGGACAGAAGGAAATCACCGAAACCATTACCATCGTTAACGGTAGGGAAGAAAAACGCGAACGTATCGCTGAAAAAGAACTCAGCCCAGCCACTCCAGCAGTAGTGCGTCGCGGTACTGCCCAAAACGGGGTATGGGATCGCCTCGCCCAGTGTGAAGCCGGGGGCAACTGGAATATTAATACCGGCAACGGATTTTCTGGCGGCCTGCAATTTACCCCTTCTACCTGGTTAGCCTATGGTGGCGGCCAATATGCCCCAGAAGCCTGGATGGCCACCCGGGAACAACAAATAGCAGTAGCCACCAAAGTACAAGCCGGCCAAGGCTGGGGCGCATGGCCTGCATGTACAGCTTCGCTGGGAATCCGTTAA
- a CDS encoding TatD family hydrolase yields MSYSLIDAHTHLTSCKDPVPDLLARAQKAGVRRMVTVGDGIAEAAAALAIADGTSIWAACAVHPTKAQEYQGEAAQQQLREMAHNPLCVAIGETGIDTYWLKHNSQTAPLELQEEALRWHIDLAVETGKALMIHNREGDAETLRILDDAPRPSSVIMHCFSSPLATAREFLERGYVLSFSGNITFKRNADLRAAAALAPREQYLVETDAPYLTPEPHRGKPNEPAMIPFTARCIAEARGVDVSEVAEDVNATFDRVYKLDNR; encoded by the coding sequence ATGTCTTATTCGCTTATCGATGCCCACACCCACCTGACCAGCTGCAAAGACCCAGTACCAGACTTACTTGCGCGCGCCCAAAAAGCAGGGGTTAGGCGCATGGTCACTGTTGGTGATGGTATCGCAGAAGCTGCAGCAGCCTTAGCTATTGCCGATGGCACCTCGATTTGGGCCGCCTGTGCGGTGCACCCTACCAAGGCGCAGGAATATCAGGGGGAGGCGGCGCAACAGCAGTTGCGGGAAATGGCGCATAATCCGTTGTGTGTCGCGATTGGGGAAACAGGCATTGATACTTATTGGTTAAAGCATAATTCGCAAACAGCTCCTTTAGAGCTACAGGAAGAAGCTTTAAGGTGGCATATTGATTTAGCGGTGGAAACTGGCAAAGCCCTGATGATCCATAATCGGGAAGGGGATGCAGAAACTTTGCGAATTCTAGACGATGCACCGCGCCCGAGTTCGGTAATTATGCACTGTTTTTCTTCGCCCCTTGCTACCGCCCGGGAATTTTTAGAGCGCGGATATGTTTTAAGTTTTTCTGGCAATATAACTTTTAAGCGGAATGCTGATTTACGTGCCGCCGCCGCTTTGGCCCCGCGCGAACAGTATTTGGTGGAAACCGATGCGCCTTATTTAACGCCAGAACCTCACCGCGGCAAACCTAATGAGCCAGCGATGATTCCGTTTACAGCACGATGCATAGCTGAGGCTCGTGGGGTAGATGTTAGTGAAGTTGCAGAAGATGTAAATGCAACATTCGATAGGGTATATAAGCTGGACAATCGCTAA
- a CDS encoding zinc-binding alcohol dehydrogenase family protein codes for MKAVTANPNFQEVELPDPVPGPHDILVEVRATSINPIDTKMRARGATLLGYDAVGTVLSCGELVTRFQPGERVFYAGDNARPGTNAALHVVDARIVGHAPRTLDDADAAALPLVNLTAWESLFDCLRLSVHSDGTLLVLGGAGGVPSALIQLARALTRMEIVGTASRAESHEWVLSCGAHRVVNHREDLVAQLGENSVAAAFSSWTTKREAELAAVLQPRTEFVLIDDPVDFQIAPFKAKAQGIRWESMFARPHCTDIAQLSEQGRILDKIADLADKGIIKSPRTATLSGLSAQTFKEAHRRIATASTIGKISIVY; via the coding sequence ATGAAAGCTGTAACTGCGAACCCTAATTTTCAAGAAGTTGAACTTCCAGATCCAGTTCCTGGGCCACACGATATTTTGGTGGAGGTGCGGGCGACTTCAATCAATCCCATTGATACCAAAATGCGCGCTCGCGGGGCCACTTTGCTTGGTTATGATGCCGTGGGCACGGTTTTATCTTGTGGCGAACTAGTTACTCGTTTCCAACCTGGGGAGCGCGTTTTTTATGCCGGCGATAATGCTCGTCCCGGCACTAATGCCGCCTTGCATGTAGTAGATGCCCGCATTGTGGGACATGCCCCGCGCACTCTAGACGATGCCGATGCTGCTGCCTTGCCGCTGGTAAACCTCACTGCTTGGGAAAGCCTTTTTGATTGTTTGCGCCTTTCAGTGCATTCCGATGGAACGCTCCTAGTGCTAGGCGGGGCTGGTGGGGTGCCCAGCGCCCTTATTCAGCTAGCGCGTGCCCTTACGCGCATGGAGATCGTCGGTACTGCTTCGCGGGCAGAAAGCCACGAGTGGGTGCTTTCTTGTGGCGCGCACCGGGTGGTTAATCACCGTGAAGATTTAGTGGCCCAATTGGGGGAAAATTCGGTAGCTGCGGCCTTTTCTTCGTGGACTACTAAGCGCGAAGCTGAGTTGGCGGCCGTTTTGCAGCCGCGCACAGAATTTGTGCTTATCGATGATCCGGTAGATTTCCAGATTGCCCCCTTTAAAGCTAAGGCCCAAGGTATTCGCTGGGAATCCATGTTTGCCCGCCCGCATTGCACCGATATTGCCCAACTTTCTGAACAGGGGCGAATCTTAGATAAAATTGCTGACCTTGCCGATAAAGGCATCATAAAATCGCCGCGAACTGCAACTCTTTCGGGTTTAAGTGCGCAGACTTTTAAAGAGGCGCATCGCCGTATTGCTACGGCGAGCACCATTGGCAAGATCTCTATCGTCTACTAG
- the metG gene encoding methionine--tRNA ligase, producing MTKTVLVSVAWPYANGPRHIGHVAGFGVPSDVFARFQRMRGANVLMVSGTDEHGTPLLVQADKEGISVRELADRYNRQIVNDLAGLGLSYDLFTRTTTRNHYSVVQELFRGLLANGYMLKKTMMGAVSPSTGRTLPDRYIEGTCPICGAPDARGDQCDTCGNQLDPIDLINPVSKIDGETPKFVETEHYLLDLPALAEALGKWLSTRENWRPNVLKFSLNLLEDLQPRAMSRDIDWGIPVPVPGWAENNAKKLYVWFDAVVGYLSASIEWAWRSGDPDAWKQWWLNPEAESYYFMGKDNITFHSQIWPAELLGYAGKGAKGGEVGKFGELQLPTEVVSSEFLTMSGSKFSSSKGVVIYVRDFLAEFGADPLRYFIAVAGPENNDTDFTWDEFVRRINNELANGWGNLVNRTVSMAYKNFGEIPDPAALDDADRVLLDLAEDTFDIVAEALEASRFKAGVSAIMHVVGEANAYIAAQEPWVLAKDPAQRERLGTVLWTALQVISDCNVMLTPYLPETAQKVHETLGRTGIWAAQPEIKEVKDEMPVELVGVGLPEEGHVYPVICGDYTAQQAKWERISVAPGSKLAKPKPLVQKLDPELGQTGPEWAPIAPAAG from the coding sequence ATGACGAAAACGGTCCTTGTTTCTGTTGCCTGGCCTTATGCCAACGGTCCCCGCCACATCGGCCATGTGGCGGGGTTCGGTGTACCTTCGGATGTTTTTGCCCGCTTTCAACGAATGCGTGGGGCAAATGTACTCATGGTTTCGGGCACCGACGAACACGGCACCCCGTTATTGGTGCAAGCAGATAAAGAAGGCATTTCTGTACGCGAATTAGCAGATCGCTATAACCGGCAAATCGTAAATGATCTTGCCGGTTTAGGGCTGTCCTATGATCTATTTACGCGCACAACCACCCGGAACCATTACTCAGTAGTACAAGAATTATTCCGGGGTTTATTAGCAAACGGCTATATGCTAAAGAAAACCATGATGGGGGCTGTTTCTCCCTCTACGGGGCGTACCTTGCCAGATCGCTATATCGAAGGCACTTGCCCTATTTGTGGAGCTCCCGATGCCCGCGGTGACCAGTGCGATACCTGCGGCAACCAACTTGACCCAATTGATCTAATTAATCCGGTTTCAAAGATCGACGGTGAAACCCCCAAATTTGTTGAAACCGAACACTACCTGCTGGATTTACCAGCTTTGGCAGAAGCCTTAGGAAAATGGCTGAGCACGCGCGAAAATTGGCGCCCTAATGTGCTGAAATTTTCCCTAAATCTTTTAGAAGATCTACAACCGCGGGCAATGAGCCGCGATATTGACTGGGGAATCCCCGTACCAGTTCCTGGCTGGGCTGAAAATAATGCCAAGAAACTCTATGTATGGTTTGACGCCGTAGTTGGGTATCTTTCTGCCTCAATCGAATGGGCTTGGCGCAGTGGGGATCCCGATGCCTGGAAGCAGTGGTGGCTAAATCCGGAAGCGGAAAGCTACTATTTTATGGGCAAAGATAATATCACCTTCCACTCCCAAATTTGGCCCGCTGAGCTGCTAGGATACGCCGGCAAAGGGGCAAAAGGTGGAGAAGTTGGCAAATTTGGGGAATTGCAATTACCCACAGAGGTAGTGTCCTCAGAATTTCTCACCATGTCTGGCTCAAAATTCTCCTCCTCTAAGGGAGTAGTTATTTATGTGCGCGATTTCCTCGCTGAATTTGGTGCCGATCCCTTGCGTTATTTCATCGCCGTAGCTGGGCCTGAAAATAACGACACAGATTTTACCTGGGATGAATTTGTGCGCCGCATAAATAATGAACTAGCAAATGGTTGGGGCAACTTAGTTAACCGCACCGTATCTATGGCTTATAAGAATTTTGGCGAAATCCCAGACCCGGCAGCACTTGACGATGCAGATCGCGTCCTCCTAGACCTCGCCGAAGATACTTTTGACATCGTGGCAGAAGCACTGGAAGCCTCCCGGTTCAAAGCCGGAGTAAGTGCAATTATGCATGTTGTTGGCGAAGCTAATGCCTATATTGCAGCACAAGAACCCTGGGTATTGGCCAAAGATCCAGCACAAAGAGAACGCTTGGGTACCGTTTTATGGACTGCCCTGCAAGTAATTAGTGACTGCAATGTGATGCTCACCCCATATCTTCCAGAAACTGCCCAAAAAGTGCACGAAACCTTAGGGCGTACTGGCATTTGGGCGGCACAGCCTGAAATCAAAGAAGTAAAAGATGAAATGCCAGTAGAACTAGTTGGCGTGGGACTTCCCGAAGAAGGCCATGTATATCCGGTGATCTGCGGTGATTACACTGCCCAGCAAGCTAAATGGGAGCGCATTTCGGTGGCCCCAGGTAGCAAATTAGCTAAACCAAAGCCGCTGGTACAAAAACTAGATCCAGAACTAGGGCAGACCGGTCCAGAATGGGCACCGATCGCCCCAGCAGCTGGCTAA